The nucleotide sequence GTTGTTTCAAGAGAGTTTGtgcattttttattaatatcttTACATATTTTCTTAGaagatattttttctttcccaGATTTTCCTTATTATTGAGAAAATAGTAAACACTTTCATACAATTCTCTCCCCCCTCCCACTTTTCTGGCACAAACACAGATTCTTGGTTTCATAAATCACTAGATATTAAGCATGTTCACCATGCCTACAACCCATAAGTACTACTTATATATCCCTATATATcgtataattttcaatttacaCCTACCTAATATAACCACTCTCACAGAAGTCTGCACAAGATTTTTCAATACCTAAGTTATGACAGCCTAATCAGCATGACTAAAACATACAAGCTAATATAACTAATAAGCTCTTATTCCATCATCTTATCTACTGGCATAAacttatagaaacaacttacGACGTGTCCATAagcttttttcaatttatttccataagctctacatgatagcttatgaaaacaatttgactttattttatttttgatacataagcacttacatgataagcgcttatgctacctaattaaacttttttatccaaacaaggtGTTCCTTGGGTTTAAACTGGGATTAATATTTGACAAAAGGAACAAAATAAAGATATGATAATACTCTGTAAGAATTTAATTATTATGCAAAGTGTAAAATTATTTCgcacatgcatccaataaaaCAAACGATATGTacgtgtaaaataatttttcactgTCACAGTATAGTAATTAAACTCTAGTGAGTGATAGCTTACCAATAAAGACATTTGGGACAGTGTATTGGCCAGTGATTCTTTCCAATAACTTCTGCAACTGTGGACCTTGTGGACCTAAACACagaaattaattaacatagaAACAAAATCCATGAATAAATTTGCAATGAGAAGCAATAATTGAGGTTAATTAGGGTTGATTTGAATACCCAATTCGTCCAATTCGATGACCAATGGTTGAGTACCGAGTTTCTTGAACAAGGATTTCACCTCAGAGCAATAAGAACACCAGGATTTGGAATAAACAACAACAGGGTTTTGAGAAACGGTGTTTTTGATGGTTTCTTCGAGACGAGAGCcgaaggaggaagaagaagaggaagaggaagagggagaaggagatgaagaagaagacatGGCTCGAGGGAAAGTGGGTGCGCGGCGTGATGAAGCATTGGTGATGATGGGTGAAGAGGTGGAAATGGGGGTGTAGAAAGTGAATATTTTGGAGATagaggatgaagaagaagaagaagaaaggtttTTGTTGAAGTGGCGAGGAAGAGTGAAAGTGTTCGCCATTGATGATGCCATTATTCACTTTCCTTCTTTCtctgaatgaatgaatgaataggAAGGTGCCGTATCTATCACCTAAAGTCAtctacttttttatttgtaagCTAAACCCAAATTAACTCAACTTAACTACTTCTTTAAATGTGTTTGTGAGTTCAGCTGGATTGGTatggataatgcataaaatatgtaaattaTACGTAAAGTTTGAGTTTAAACTTCggctattataaaaaaataaattttttatttattatcaatTTAATTCTTCAACATGtatttattgttaatttaagaatgaaatgtaaaataaataatggtatgttggtaaataaataattaacgtagtcaaaaatatcaaaaagattttataaatagAGATAGTTTTATAATTATGGACtgaggtaattttttttttatttttttttacttttgatctTGTAAtcctttatatctaatcctagcAAACATGTTTACCCTAATtgccaaaccctaaacctacttttttggctccaATCTATCCTGACCGTTAGATCAATCTAATTAGGAAGATTAGCACATGATCAAATTACACtccttgaaaattgaaacacaACTATATGGGAAAACAAAACAGTGGTATGTTATCTAGGTTATTTTTGCATATATCTTCACGTTGGTAACCATCTCTCTCTATCTAAGAAAAACTTTGCAAAACATATCAAATCCAACATGTTCAATAATGACGTCCATGCCTTGCTTTCTTATCATGCAATGACTGGTAATTCTGGAACGCTCAACATTATGATGTTCCATGCACTTTCCTTTATCAACTTAGCTTATTTGCCAATTTATGTTGCAGGACCTTTGGATCCCAACCCCGTTTTTGAACTGGACCGTATTGTCAATGATCTTCGCAAGAAATATCGAACATATGTTGTTCCATATTCTGGAGAACATGTATGGTtattaactaatttattttgttcataTGTATTTGAGAAAGAAAACTGATTGTTTAATCGAATTATAGGGTGTTGCTGTTCTCCCACCTATGTTTGGTCATGACTTTGGAGACCAGATTGGGCGTTACGCAACTTTAATTGATGGTAACAATAACAAGTTCGAGGTGCTGGTAGAGAGAAACAACACTGGGATTTATCTAACAAGGGGGTGACTCGCTTTGCATGATTTCTACAAGATAAGCCTTGGGTGTTGGGTGTCCATGTTCTTTGTTGGTGAAAGCAAGTTTGAGATAACCCTTGAGGATAGGTTTCGGAGGAGGATGGCCAATCCCAGGTTTACTCCATCCATGAAGTTTGAAATCGACAAGGATATGCTTCCTTTTCTCATGATTGATGATGTGCCAAGGCCCTATGTTCACGACCCAATGAATTTTCAATTCTCTTATGAGAAGAAATTGACTGGTGATGAGATTGATTCTGGCTGGTTGGTGAGTATATaatacacaatttaattgtatttGTTTTCTATGTAGTATTACTCTAATAGTTATACTTTTGTGTTGATTCAGATTCTTGCTGCTGGAGGGTTTTGTCGTTTAACTTTGAACAAGAGATCAACTTCAGTtaagttggtggatgattttGGAAATGCTTGGTTTTGCACGTTGGTGTATGGCAGGCGTAAGTACGCACACTTCAAAATCGGTGGTTCATGGAGAAGAATGGTTAAAGCGCGAGGACTTCAGAGGGGTTCTCATCTCATTCTTGGTGCACCGAAACTTGGAAGCAACGATACCGTTTATTTTAGTCTTATTTGCTAATGGTTAAAGCACGAGGACTTCGGAGGGGTTCTCATCTCATTCTTGGTGCACCGAAATTTGGAATCAACGATACCGTTTATTTTAGTCTTATTTGCTAATTAGGGAATGATACATTAGTTTTTTTGCTATGCACATGTAATGCTTGATAATGCTTTTTGatgtttagtttattttaaatgaatgcCGCAacaagacgggaaatcaaacaacgtcgcacaagaCATCGAACAACACATTGCCACACTCATACGACGAAATAACGAAGATAAAAAAGCATACAACTatgttaatataatttatttttagattgaaatatgataaaaaGATTAATAGGGGTGAtattgggtcaaaaattgaccaaaaACCATTATCccaatgaagaaaatgaaaaagaaagtttagagagaaaaCTATAGTCAATTTGTTGGAGAGGAAGGAGCTAAAGAAACATTTATTAAGTATTTACACTAAAAAATATGATCGGTCTTGAAAATAACTTCAAGTTAACATGTCAATGagattaaatttcattttgagATTCAATAacgtgtaattttgtttttcgtGTAATAAAGTCAATATGATTTGAAGCTAAGAAATCATGTATAGTATACAAAACCCTCGTCAGTCGTCACTAGACCAAATTCCAGTAACTTGAACACAGTATAGTTTTATtgctcaaaatattttatttgaaaataatcaataataaattgatAATTATATTAACGTTTAATTACTTTTGTGccaaaaagatatattttgttaattttttttataactttataaaattattgaaaaaggaATTCATAGCCTATTGTAGTTTAGCTGTACAATACAAATTATGTATATTCAGGTATTTTTAGTTAGATAAGATTCTAACAAAAttcctctccaaaaaaaaaaaaaaaaaactaacaatttttttttaaataaaatttatagacaaaataatatatgtttCCATTGACTATCATTGGCCGTTCC is from Medicago truncatula cultivar Jemalong A17 chromosome 1, MtrunA17r5.0-ANR, whole genome shotgun sequence and encodes:
- the LOC25484173 gene encoding glutaredoxin-C5, chloroplastic; translated protein: MASSMANTFTLPRHFNKNLSSSSSSSSISKIFTFYTPISTSSPIITNASSRRAPTFPRAMSSSSSPSPSSSSSSSSSFGSRLEETIKNTVSQNPVVVYSKSWCSYCSEVKSLFKKLGTQPLVIELDELGPQGPQLQKLLERITGQYTVPNVFIGGQHIGGCTDTLKLYRKGDLETLLSDAVAKNKGS
- the LOC120576788 gene encoding uncharacterized protein; the encoded protein is MFFVGESKFEITLEDRFRRRMANPRFTPSMKFEIDKDMLPFLMIDDVPRPYVHDPMNFQFSYEKKLTGDEIDSGWLILAAGGFCRLTLNKRSTSVKLVDDFGNAWFCTLVYGRRKYAHFKIGGSWRRMVKARGLQRGSHLILGAPKLGSNDTVYFSLIC